The genomic region GGTAGCACGGGTTCGAATCCCGTTGGGGGTACGCATTACCGTGTGCAAGACTTGTTCTCGCACACTGCAAGGTCCTGTGGAGCAGTTGGTTAGCTCGCCACCCTGTCAAGGTGGAGGTCGCGGGTTCAAGTCCCGTCAGGATCGCTGAAGCCGGAAACGGTTTCGTGGCTGGGTAGCTCAGTTGGTACGAGCGATCGCCTGAAAAGCGATAGGTCGCCGGTTCGACCCCGGCCCCAGCCACCATCAAGAAGGCCCCGTCCATCGGACGGGGCCTTCTGTGGTTACTCCCCTTCGGTGACCGCCCGGGCCTTGCGGCGCCACTGCACCAGTCCGAAGGCCACCGCCCCCGCCGCGACCAGGCCGAGCAGCACCCCGTCCGGGACCGCGGCCGCCAGGGACCGGACCCGCTGCTCCACCGCGAACGAATCGTCCACGTCCAGCAGCCCCGGCAGCGCGCTCGCCCCGTCAAAGGCCAGGAACATCACGCCCAGCGCGATGAAGAACAGCCCCGACAGCAGCGAGGTGGTGTGCAGCTCGAAGCGGCCCGCCCGCAAGGCCCGGCCGCGCAGCCAGCGCCGCCTGCCCAGGTCGAAGCGCTCCCACAGCAGGGCCAGCACGAACAGCGGTACGGCCATCCCCAGCGCGTAGACCGCGAGCAGCAGGCCGCCGTAGACCGGGCTGCCGCTGACCGCCGCGACCGTCAGGACGCTGCCCAGGATCGGGCCGGCGCAGAAGCCGGCCAGGCCGTAGACCGCGCCGAGGGCGTACACCGACAGGGCGGTCGTCGGCCGGATCCTGCCCGACAGCTCCGAGGCGCGCTTCGAGGCGAATCCCAGGCCGAGGATCTGGGCGAGCCCGAGCGCGATGATCAGCCAGCCGCCGGCGAGGACCAGCGCGTCACGGTTGCCGTGGAAGAACCGCCCCGCGTACGAGCCAGCCGCCCCCAGCGGTACGAGGGTGCTCGCGAGGCCCGCGTAGAAGATCCCGGTCCGCGCCAGCAGCCGGGACGCCGAGTCGATCGAGTACGCGAAGAAGGCGGGGAGCAGCAGGGCGCTGCACGGGCTGAGCAGCGCGAGGAGGCCGCCGAGCAGGGCGGCCAGGTATCCGATGCCGGTCACTTCCCCGCCGCCGTCCTGGCCTGGGTGATGGCCGCCGTGAAGGCGCCGATCGGCTGGGCGCCCGCGAGCGGCTGCCCGTTGACCAGGAAGGACGGGGTGGAGGTGACGCCGATGGCGTAGCCCTCCTCCTGGTCCTTCTTCAGGGCCGCGGCGGCCTGCTCCCCGGCCATGTCCTTCTTGAAGCGCTCCAGGTCGGGGACGCCGGCCTGCCGGGCCAGCTCCAGGAGGCGGTCCTCGCCGAAGCCCTTCTCCTTGGAGCCGTCGGCGTACGCGGCTTCGTGGAACTGCCGGAACCGGTCCTGCTGCCCGGCCGCCCAGGCGGCCTTGGCGGCGGCTTCGGATTCGGCGCCGAAGATCGGGAAGTTGCGCCACTCGATGCGCAGCGTGCCGTCGTGCACGTACCGCTCGATCAGCTGGGGCTCGGTGTCCCGGGCGAACTTGCCGCAGTAGCCGCACTTGAAGTCGGAGTACTCGATCAGCACGACGGGCGCGTCCGCGCTGCCGACGGCGAGCTTGTCACCGGCCTCGCGGCGGGCCAGCGCCTTCAGTGCGGCGGCGGGGTCCCGGCGGGGCGCGGCGGAGGCCGCGGGGCCGCCGGAGGGCTCGTCGGCGGGGGCGGTGGCCTGCCAGGAGACGAGGCCGAGGGTGATCGCGGCGACCGCGACCCCGGCGGAGGCGAGGAGGGACTTGCGGGAGGGCTTGCGGGAGGGCCAAGACATAGGGGTGCTCCAGAGCTGCGGATGACGAGGGGACCGGTACAACCGGTCCTCCTAGATCCGCATCACGGAGAGCTCCACCGGGCCGGGCGCCGGCCCGTCGGGTCCGCGTACGAGGATCCGTACGGGCGTCGTCCCGTGCGTCCGAGCCGCTTCGGGGCACAGCCGGGCCGGCGGGACCTGGGCGTGGTCGGACCCGGTGCGCGGCGGTACGGCGGGGAGGCCGCCGTGGTCCGGGGCCCCTGGGGCGCACGACGGCCCCCGGCCGTCGGCGACCGCGGCCACGTGCCACCGAGCGGCGTCCGGCGCCGCCGCCGCCGGGCCCGGCACGGCCCGGGCCGGTATCAGCCCGCGCACCGCGGCCGCCGACGGCACCGCCCGGGCCGTCACCCCGGCCGGGCCGGCCGTGGCGGAGGCAGCCGTGGCGGAGCCGGCCGCTGACGGGATCACCGCGCAGATCACCGCGGCGAGGCCGGCCATCACCGCCAGAGCGGCACAGCCCCATCGGCACCAGAGGCGGCGGGGGCGGGACATGGTGGGCGGCCTCTCACTCGCGTACTGCTCGGATACTGACGGAGTCGTCCCGAAATGGTACGGGTCCGCCTCACAAATGCGTTCGCCACCCGGCGGCCCCGGGTGAGATCCTCGACCAGGTATGTCTACTTCCTTCGCCGCCCTGCAGACGCTTCTCGGTGAGATCTCCCTCCGCGACGCGCACCGCCTCGGCCGCCGCCTAGAGGGCGCCCGCCGTATCCGCAAGCCCGAGGCCAAGCAGGCCGTGCTCGACGAGATCGCCGCGGAGGCCGAGAAGGCCGCCGCGCGACTGGCCGGCCGTGCCTCGCGGATGCCGGAGGTCACGTATCCCGAGAACCTGCCCGTCAGCCAGAAGAAGGACGAGATCGCCGAAGCGATACGCGACCACCAGGTCGTGATCGTCGCGGGCGAGACCGGCTCCGGCAAGACCACGCAGATCCCCAAGATCTGCATGGAGCTGGGCCGCGGCGTCCGGGGCATGATCGGGCACACCCAGCCCCGCCGGATCGCCGCCCGTACGGTCGCGGAGCGCATCGCCGAGGAGCTGAAGTCCGAGATCGGCCGGACGGTCGGCTGGAAGGTCCGGTTCACCGACCAGGTGGACCAGGACGCGACCTTCGTGAAGCTGATGACCGACGGCATCCTGCTCGCCGAGATCCAGACGGACCGCGAGCTGCGCGCGTACGACACGATCATCATCGACGAGGCCCACGAGCGGTCGCTGAACATCGACTTCCTGCTCGGCTATCTCGCCACCCTGCTGCCGAAGCGCCCCGACCTCAAGGTGATCATCACCTCGGCGACCATCGACCCGGAGCGGTTCTCCCGGCACTTCGGGGACGCGCCGATCGTCGAGGTCAGCGGGCGGACGTACCCGGTCGAGGTCCGTTACCGGCCCCTGCTCGAAGAGGAGGGGGACGACAGCGACCGCGACCAGATCACCGCGATCTGCGAGGCCGTGGACGAGCTCCACTCCGAGGGGCCGGGCGACATCCTGGTCTTCCTGTCCGGAGAGCGCGAGATCCGCGACACGGCGGACGCCCTCAACAAGCGCAATCTCCGTTTCACGGAGGTGCTCCCGCTCTACGCGCGCCTCTCGCACGCCGAGCAGCACCGCGTCTTCCAGCAGCACACCGGCAGGAGGATCGTCCTCGCGACCAACGTCGCCGAGACCTCCCTCACCGTCCCGGGCATCAAGTACGTGATCGACCCGGGCACCGCCCGGATCTCCCGCTACAGCCACCGGACCAAGGTGCAGCGCCTGCCCATCGAACGGATCTCGCAGGCCAGCGCCAACCAGCGCAAGGGCCGTTGCGGCCGCACCAGCGACGGCATCTGCATCCGGCTCTACTCCGAGGACGACTTCAACGGCCGCCCGGAGTTCACGGACGCCGAGATCCTGCGCACCAACCTGGCCTCCGTCATCCTCCAGATGACCGCGGCCGGCCTCGGCGAGATCGAGAAGTTCCCCTTCATCGACCCGCCGGACCACCGCAACATCCGCGACGGCGTGCAGCTCCTCCAGGAGCTCGGCGCGCTGGATCCGTCCGAGAAGGATCCGTCGAGGCGCCTCACCCAGATGGGCCGCCAGCTCTCCCAGCTGCCCGTGGACCCGCGCCTGGCCCGCATGGTCGTCGAGGCCGACAAGAACAACTGCGTGCGCGAGGTCATGGTCATCGCGGCGGCCCTGTCCATCCAGGACCCGCGCGAGCGCCCCTCGGACAAGCAGACGCAGGCCGACCAGAACCACGCCCGGTTCAAGGACGAGACAAGCGACTTCCTCTCGTTCCTGAACATGTGGCGCTATGTGCGCGAGCAGCAGAAGGAGCGCGGCTCGTCCTCCTTCCGCCGGATGTGCAAGCAGGAGTACCTGAACTTCCTGCGGATCCGCGAGTGGCAGGACATCTACTCGCAGCTGCGTACGGTCGCCAAGACCATGGGCATCCACGTCAACGAGGCCGACGCCCCCGAACAGCACGTCCACATCTCCCTGCTGGCCGGTCTGCTCTCGCACATCGGCCTGAAGGACACGGACAAGAACGAGTACCTCGGCGCCCGCGGCGCCAAGTTCGCGGTCTTCCCGGGCTCGGCGCTGTTCAAGAAGCAGCCGAAGTTCCTGATGTCGGCGGAGCTGGTGGAGACCTCGCGGCTGTGGGCGAGGGTCAACGCCAAGGTCGAGGCCGAGTGGGTGGAGCCGCTCGCGCAGCACCTGATCAAGCGCACGTACAGCGAGCCGCACTGGGAGAAGGACCAGGCGGCCGTGATGGCGTACGAGAAGGTCACGCTGTACGGCGTACCGATCGTGGCCCAGCGGAAGATCAACTACGGCCGGATCGACGCCGAGGTCTCGCGCGAGCTGTTCATCCGCAACGCGCTGGTCGAGGGGGACTGGCGCACGCACCACAAGTTCTACGCCGACAACCGCAAGCTCCTCACCGAGGTGGAGGAGCTGGAGAACCGGGCCCGGCGCCGCGACATCGTGGTGGACGACGAGACCCTCTTCGACTTCTACGACCAGAAGATCCCCGCGCACGTGGTGTCGGGGGCGCACTTCGACTCCTGGTGGAAGCACAAGAAGCGCGAGGAGCCCGAACTCCTCGA from Streptomyces sp. NBC_00190 harbors:
- a CDS encoding cytochrome c biogenesis CcdA family protein — encoded protein: MTGIGYLAALLGGLLALLSPCSALLLPAFFAYSIDSASRLLARTGIFYAGLASTLVPLGAAGSYAGRFFHGNRDALVLAGGWLIIALGLAQILGLGFASKRASELSGRIRPTTALSVYALGAVYGLAGFCAGPILGSVLTVAAVSGSPVYGGLLLAVYALGMAVPLFVLALLWERFDLGRRRWLRGRALRAGRFELHTTSLLSGLFFIALGVMFLAFDGASALPGLLDVDDSFAVEQRVRSLAAAVPDGVLLGLVAAGAVAFGLVQWRRKARAVTEGE
- a CDS encoding DsbA family protein, coding for MSWPSRKPSRKSLLASAGVAVAAITLGLVSWQATAPADEPSGGPAASAAPRRDPAAALKALARREAGDKLAVGSADAPVVLIEYSDFKCGYCGKFARDTEPQLIERYVHDGTLRIEWRNFPIFGAESEAAAKAAWAAGQQDRFRQFHEAAYADGSKEKGFGEDRLLELARQAGVPDLERFKKDMAGEQAAAALKKDQEEGYAIGVTSTPSFLVNGQPLAGAQPIGAFTAAITQARTAAGK
- the hrpA gene encoding ATP-dependent RNA helicase HrpA, coding for MSTSFAALQTLLGEISLRDAHRLGRRLEGARRIRKPEAKQAVLDEIAAEAEKAAARLAGRASRMPEVTYPENLPVSQKKDEIAEAIRDHQVVIVAGETGSGKTTQIPKICMELGRGVRGMIGHTQPRRIAARTVAERIAEELKSEIGRTVGWKVRFTDQVDQDATFVKLMTDGILLAEIQTDRELRAYDTIIIDEAHERSLNIDFLLGYLATLLPKRPDLKVIITSATIDPERFSRHFGDAPIVEVSGRTYPVEVRYRPLLEEEGDDSDRDQITAICEAVDELHSEGPGDILVFLSGEREIRDTADALNKRNLRFTEVLPLYARLSHAEQHRVFQQHTGRRIVLATNVAETSLTVPGIKYVIDPGTARISRYSHRTKVQRLPIERISQASANQRKGRCGRTSDGICIRLYSEDDFNGRPEFTDAEILRTNLASVILQMTAAGLGEIEKFPFIDPPDHRNIRDGVQLLQELGALDPSEKDPSRRLTQMGRQLSQLPVDPRLARMVVEADKNNCVREVMVIAAALSIQDPRERPSDKQTQADQNHARFKDETSDFLSFLNMWRYVREQQKERGSSSFRRMCKQEYLNFLRIREWQDIYSQLRTVAKTMGIHVNEADAPEQHVHISLLAGLLSHIGLKDTDKNEYLGARGAKFAVFPGSALFKKQPKFLMSAELVETSRLWARVNAKVEAEWVEPLAQHLIKRTYSEPHWEKDQAAVMAYEKVTLYGVPIVAQRKINYGRIDAEVSRELFIRNALVEGDWRTHHKFYADNRKLLTEVEELENRARRRDIVVDDETLFDFYDQKIPAHVVSGAHFDSWWKHKKREEPELLDFERAMLLTEKAAGVTKADYPDSWRQGQLKFRVTYQFEPGADADGVTVHIPLQVLNQVTDEGFDWQIPGLREEVVTELIRSLPKPIRRHYVPAPNFATRFLDTAVPLQEPLPVTLARELQRMVGVPVSAEDFDLSRIPDHLKITFRIVDERRKNLAEDKDLEALRLRLKPKARQALSKAAAATAERAGGESVERTGLTDWTIGTLTKVFETRRAGQPVKAYPALVDEGTTVSVRLFDTEAEQQQAMWLGTRKLILLNIPVNPAKFASDHLTNQQKLALSRNPHGSIQALFDDCATAATDKLIADHGGPAWDEAGFRKLYEAVRADLVDTTVRTVGQVQQVLAAWQACERRLKATGSLALVANIQDVKTQLAALMPAGFVTLTGLHRLPDLMRYLVAVDRRLQQMPTGVQRDTTRMEKVHEMQDEYAWLLEQLPKGRPVPAAVTDIRWMIEELRVSYFAHALGTAYPISDKRIVKAVDAAAP